DNA from Sorex araneus isolate mSorAra2 chromosome 6, mSorAra2.pri, whole genome shotgun sequence:
GTTTTAACGGAGCTGCTCACGTATTATTTGCAAGAACAGGACACAAGGAACATGCGTCATGCCCTGTATGACCATGGTGGACTGAAAGAGCAGCTTGACCATGGTGGACTGAAAGAGCAGCTGTAATGAATCACCGCTTATCACAACCATCCCCTTGCTTGACACACCAGGTGATGGGAGTGCAATTCTCCAGCTGTGGCAAGCAGGCAGAAGGAACTGCATCCGATTTGAACATGAGCCACACTTCCTTCTTAGTCCTTGCTCCAAGCACTGCCCTTTTGATCTTTCTGGCTCCGGGGTCCCAGCCAGTTGTGCTCAACCCTTGGCAGAAGTTgtagtgccagggctggagcccagagcacctctgggccAGCTCTGAGCCCTTTCCTCGTCCTATTTCCTAGGGCTAAGTAgagctcagagagcccaggatgGTCTAGGCAGGAACAGGCCACCTCATTACAGAAGTAGAGATCAGAGATGGCAACCCCAGTGCTTCTCAGACACATAACCCAAGAGCCCCTCTCAAGGGCAAACTTTGTCAGATACCCAGCAAGGCCCCAAGCTCTTCCTTTGGATCCCACATACAGATAGCAagattgttttggggtcataccgtggtgctcaggacttactctggctgGCAGAGACTGGGGTGCTGtatgataccaggaatcaaacctgggctggtcacATGCGAGGAAAGTGCTGCTTGTGGCACTACTGCTCTGGTCCAGGGCCATATCTTGATCCCAAAGCACATGTCAGCAACAGGGATTTCTTGCATCAGTGTTATCTTGGGGCCACCTCTGGAATCAACGCTTTGTTTTCTGGGGCCAaacctgctggtgctcggggaatcatgaGGTGCTGTtggaacctggggctcccctgACAAAGCCGAGGCCACAGCACTGTGTCACCCCCGACCTGCACCCCAGGTCCCTCATGAAGCACCTGTTCTTCCTCACGCAGGACAGAACATTCCAGCAACAACTGTTCTTAGTGCTCATCACAGGCATCTGGgatcattttcacttttattaagAATCTAAACATCAAATGTCTCACACAGGACCAGGCCCGCCCCGccactgctcccccccccccccagcaaatgGATCACATCCTTGCACCCCAGGACACACAACCGTCCAGTGTCCTCCGACCCCGTGGAAAGGACAGAACTGATATTAGGTTTCAAAATCCTATTACAAAGCCACGCCCAACAGCCTGAGCCTTCAGCAAGGCTCTCGGACTGCTTGGCACGTCTGGAAGCACCCTAGCCGGGGCCTCATGATCCATTTGCTGCTGTgtcttcctccatctcctcctcaccGTCGTCGGCAGGGCCTAAGGAAGAACACACAACCCGGGTCATGTTGGTGCCTGCCATGGGCACGACAGCTCCtgagggtgggggctgagggacaGAGGCCTCGGGAGAGAACCCTTCACCCTAAGAGAAGCAGGCCTTCACCAACAGCTCTCGCAAATGTCGAaattgggggctacatccagctgtggtgctggctctgtgctcaggggtcactcctggaggggcttgggggaccacacagggtgctgggaatggagcctgggccggccgcgtgcagggcagtGCCCTCCCACTGTGTTCTCTCAGGCCCTGAGTTCTTTCTTGATATATAAGTGCTCTGTAGGCAATTAAAGAAGGGGCACCTAGCCCTTAGTGATGCgttttcatcatcattatccgtTGTGTTAATTTTTTCAATCTAGGCCTCTCCATGAACCTCAGCCCTTATTTCCGCAGAAAAGCTGCAAAGCCCCAGGATGTGGATAAAGCCGAGGTGGTAGTAAAAAAATTCCAGCTTTTTTTGTGTTAGGAGGCACATCTAGCATTGCTCAGGCactactcttgcctctgtgctcagaacacTGTGACACTGGGGATTGGAACCAGACTGGATGCCAGAATGACATGCCTGGACCCATGTTCCCTCTCTGGCCCGCTTCCCAGCCCGTACCCACTACTTGACATTTGAAGTCTACCCTAGAGAACGGGGACAGTGAGCGATCCCTGAAACATGCGccaccacacccccccaccccgactatCAAACCCGTGTACCGGAGGGTCCTGCCTGACCCTTGGCCAGGCCCACAGCTCCGTAACGGGTCTGCGGTCTGCTGTCGGCGTGCAGAGGCTCAGGACAGTGGAAACAAATAGCCTTTGAGCTGTGCCTTGGCACGCACCCCTGGACCCCCTGAACTTTTCAGGGCCATGTGTCCTTCTGATGAAAAAAGCAATCAACTCCTCAGTGTTACCCGAGTCCAGCCCTCTGGTCCCAGTGCTGGTCTAGGTCGGCATCTCCCTCAGTTCCTCAGGGGTCCTACTTGTGAGTGCCAGGTGTGCAAGGGGCGTTTACACAAAGCCCAGCAcccgggggccggagcaatagcacagcgggtagggtgtttgccttgcacgcggccgacccgggttcaatccccggcatcccatatggtcctccaagcaccgccaggagtaattcctgagtgcaaagccaggagtaacccctgagcatcgctgggtgtgacctagaaagcaaaaaaaaaaaaaccaaaaaaacccaaacaaacaaaaaaaccaaacaaacaaacaaaaaaaaacacaaagcccAGCACCCGAAGCACAGCAACAGCGAGCTGGGCCGAGTCACAGGGACGAATCCTCAGCAACAACTGTCAGCGGTTCCCCAGGAAGCCTGACCTAGTGACCCCCCGCTTCCAGCCCAGGGCACTGTCTCACTCTCGCACAGGAAGAAGTGGCCGTGGGGGATGTAGGGATGGACGGGACACAGGCAGACAGCAGAGGCCACACGGCTCAGCTTCACTTGGGGCAGGGCCAGGTTCTCCTTGGCTCTTACAGCTCCCCCTGCGCAGCGCCCCCATTCTAGGAGGGAGCACTGTCCTAATCCCTTCCGAGCACACTCCAGGGGGTTCGGGCATGTGCAGTAACATGGTGTGAGGGCTCCAGGCAGACTTGCAAGGATAATGGGCCCCGGGTCTCCagggcttaggggtcactctggagCCCAGGCGGATCTGGACAGACAAAACCAAGGTGGTGTCCCCCTGACCTGCTCGGCGCTCCCTGCCCGGGATCTGTCCGGCCTGCAACAAGCCCTTCAGCCGCTCCACCTCGGCCAAGGTTGACGCGTTGGCGATGGCATTCTGTAGGGAGGAAGACGGCGGCCAGTCACAGGATGCAGCCACAATGACCCCGAGGCTTCCCTGGCCGGGGCACCACGTGAAACCGCAGCCCAGAGCTGAAGGTCTTTTGCTCGACAGTAAACCATCGGCCTGGCTGGCCGCGACACCAAGGCCTGACCAAATGAGCACATGCACACCTATTGGTCACCGGAACGTGAGCAGTCAGGCCAGTGGACGCACGGAGCCCCAGAGCTGCCCCTCAGGGGAAAGGAGCTGAGTGGCCGCGCTGTGAGGGTGGCACCATGCCGATGCCCAAGTCTGTCCTGCTGCCTTCCCCACTGAGGCAGGGATTCTAACAGCCCTGGGCTCGGCGCCGGGTTTCCTGAGCAAGTGCACCCCGAGGCCCTGCAGCTCCCAGTTACCTTAATCGCTTCCACGTCCCCTGGAGAGGGACCCCCTTTCTTCTTGTCCGTCGGCAAACCAGCCCCCGGGTTAAACCTGGGAAGGGAGAAGGCCGCGGCTGTGACACTAGGTCCAGGGCAATCGCTTCTCCTCTACTTTCAAAAGACTTGAAAGCGAGGTGACCAGTGTAGTATCTCATCTTTGTTAACAAACTGATACAGGCGGCCTCTCCTTCAGAAACCACACCCAGGGCCTCTGCCAGCGGCAGGCCCGACAagctgagcacagggctggagccgCAGCGTGCCAGCTCTGCCATTGGGCAGCATGCCGAGGGTCATGCCAGGGCCCAGTGCTGGCTCGGGCATGGCGGGTGGGCTGTGCCGGCGGCCAGGCGCCCGGCAGTGTTTCTGAAGGGGAAGCGAAGTGAGGTCAGATACCCGGCTCTTACGTTTTGCTCCTCCTGGCAATATCCTTTGCAAGCTGAGCACCCCGTTTGCCCTTGAACATTTTCTCTGCTTCCTGACGCTCCTACAGCGACACCACACACAGAGTTAATGGAAACCAGAAAAGCACGTGCATTTAGATGCATTCCTCAGAACACACACCGGGCTGGCAAAAGCCCAGGAAGCCAAGCTCCTTCATATTCTTttaactggggggtggggtgtgtacCTCCCGAGTCGTGTTCAGGGGGCCCAGGGTCATCCCCAGCGGTACTTAGCTCAGCGGGCTAGACAAGCTTAGTACCGGGACAGAGAAAGCAGAGCTGccggggccctgcagggctggagtcCACAGgggggcagtgtttgggggcagaGGTCTGAACTTGGGgtgagccacctccccagtctccctcttgcaggagagggagggagggaactctGGCTTCAGGCCAGGCAGGTGCTTAGCAGGACCCACCAGGTCCTTCTCCGGATCTGACCTCCAGTGGACAGGAGCCCCAGGGCCCGGCTTTCTCTGGATGAATGCCCCTGGAGAGCTACCAATTTCTCCTTCAGTTTCTACTTAAAAACACCTCCTCCTCTGGAAAAAAACtggtatctttctttctttttgggccacacccttcgACGATCACAGGTTTttcttggctttacactcaggaattactcatggtggtgcttgagaaatggtcgatatgggatgccagggaccgaacccgggtctgccgtgtgtaaagccctccccactgttccattgctccgcccccccccccccccatccttccCCTAGTTTCCAGAAATCTGCAAGGAACGGAGGCGGTCAAAAACCAAGCACAACCTCTCCTGGTGCGCCGGGACACCCTGTGGGAAGGGCGAGCTCTtcctctgggtgggggctgcactCCCGGGCCGGCTCCTGGTCCCCATGAGCCCCCCACAAGTGCCACACAGTCTTCACCAGCCAGCCCAACCCCCCTACCCGTGCAGCTGCCGCAACTCACTTTGAGCTTCACCTTCTGGAAGTCGAGGACGCGGACCTGTGGGACCTTGTAGATGACGTAGAGGCGGTAGTGCTTCTTGTTGGTGACGGGGTTCCGCAGAATGCTGGGGAGGAGGGACAACCGGTGGCCGAGGGGGCCCACGGAGAGCCACGCTCCAAGCAGAGCCTGTGCTCGCGGGAGTCGGCGTGGGAGGGAGACTGTCGCACCAGTGGCCTTGAGGCTCGGCCCCCCGAACCCTCTTACCTTAGGTAGGTCAGTGACTTCAGGGTCGCCAAGGGGTCCAGGTCACCCTGTGAGGGACACAGAAGCACATGCTGGTGAACACCAGTACAGAGGTGCTGCTGGCCACGGTCatcttcatgtttgttttttgggctagtgtcaggtgtggcccaacccccccatttcccaaaataaaagaaaccctGAAAGTAAAAGAGTGAGCAACAAAGAAAAggtatgtgaggggctggagtgatagcacagtgggtagggcgtttgccttgcatgcggccgactcaggttcgattcccagcatcccatatggtcccccgagcatcgccaggagtaactcctgagtgcaggagccaggagtaaccctgtgcatcgctaggtgtgacccaaaaggcaaaaagaaaagtaaaggtaTGTGATACGGGCCGTCAAACTGCGAGTCTGTACAGGGTCAGGGGGACAGAGGCAGCACACGAGGAGCTGATCCCCAGACTTCAGATGGACTTCTGCACCCAAGCCCGCGTACGCCCCAGTTCCTCTTACCAGTTCCACGAGGCTGTTGTTGGTGAGAATGAGTTCCGTGAGACAGGGCAGCGCCTGATCAAGGCCCTCACCGATGCggctgaaacgcaaacacgaagcTCTCGGTCACAGTGCACGTGCAGTGAGCAGGGGATCTGgggcggcagtgctcagggatccctctgggCCAGCATCGAACCAGGGGTGGCTGTGTACAAAGTGCACGCCTTcacccccgtactatctctttggccccactgACGATCGTTTCATACACTACTGCTGAAGAAACCAAACTGTACAAGACACCGTTCTGTCTATATAACAAATGAGGACAAGAGTGCTAGCACAGAAagcagggagcttgctttgcacgccccagacccgggttcaacccagcatcctatatggtcctctgagcacttccaggggtaactcctgagtgcagagccaggagcaacccctgggcaccaGCCGGTATGACCCAACACAAAACACCCTAAAATGAACAAGAtaaccatttcttttttgagggtgggggcACACGAAGATGCATAGGGCTGGTCCTGGGAGGTGCTGACgatggaatcagggtcagctTCGCGCacagcaagcgccttaaccctgcACTACTTTTCCAGTCTATGAAAGGACTAACCAGGAAGATTAGCCCAGAGCAAAGTTGGTGCCTGGCTGTCAGTTCCTAAATTCACGTTTTTtagttttaggaccacacctggccatgctcaggggactacacagGATGCCGGGGACCCAATCCAGGCCAGCCCTttctgctgtcctgtctctctggccctcccctctccttttaaGGAAGATGCTGGCAGCAGGGATGACCACGTTTTCACGCACTTTGTACAAACTGACACTCACCATATCCTGTTGTTGTTCACTAGCAATGTTTTCAGTCTTCTCAAGAGAGGAAAACCATCCAGCTTCCTAATTTCATTGTCAGAAAAATCAATGGCATCAAACTGGTCTAAGGTAGCACCCAAATTCTCAATGACGGGAATTTTATAGCCTGTAAACAGAAAggggaaataagaaagaaacGACGAGACTTAGTGTGATTGCACGGTACCCTTAGCAGGACTTTTATGGGGGGGGCACACTTTTTTACTCATTCACAAAGGACCCACCTCATCCCAGGCCACATCAACACCCTCACAGTCCAGCACACGGCCCAGTGTTCTAAATTTAGTACACTGAAAAGATGCTGCTGACCAGTAAAGACAGAACGAGGGCTCCAGACATTCCGAACTTCCCAGGAGCCTCAGAGGCCCGGAGCGAGCAGAAACTTAACACTGAACCCGGCTTGGGGGTAGTGTCCAAATCCTGACCCTGCACTGGACCAACTCGCTCTGCCTTCCTGTCTCCGAGAACCTTCCAGGACTGCCTCCAGCTAACTGAGCAGCTCCCTACTCATTTACGCAGCTCCGGGCTCCAGACAATGGCAACCCTCCTGGCAGAGCGATTCACGCCAGTGATTCCGGGTCATGTACggtaaggatttaaaaaaaaaaaaaaaatcaatgagctcAGCCAATTCCTAACGGGAAGGGACACAATCAAAGCAAGCGCCAGCTCCGGGTCAGGCTGACTCTGGACACAGCGGTGCCAACACCACTCCACGGCGTCTCGGCCGAAGCCGCAAGCCTCAGGCCTCCCCCAGCAACCGACGTGCCGCTCCCGGGGCGCCCGGTCCTGCGGCCCGAGGcccggcggggcgcgcgcggggcagCCCGGGCCCCGGGCGGGAAGGAGCCAGGCTGCGGCCGTTAGcgcgggggccgggcccgggcgcACGCGGCTCGGCGCGCCCCGGGGCCAGCCCGCCCGCGTCCCGGCCTCACCCCGGAGGTCCAGCTCGCGGTCGCGCACGGCGTTGGTGTACTGCGCCGCCTGCTCGATCAGCTCCGCCGTCAGCTTCACCATCCTgccgccgcgcgccccggccgccgccgccgcgcgcccgcccgccctgcccggccGCCGTCCCGGCCTGCCCCGCGCCGCGTCGCCTTTCCCGgcctgccccgcgccccgccgccagGCAGCGCCAATCGCTCCCGGCGTCTGCGCGCGCAGCCGCGCCGCTCCGGCCGGAGCAATCGAACAGCCACGCCCACCCGGGGGTcgcgcgtgcgcgtgcgcgcCCTGGGCTCCGGGGTCCGCCGCGCGCCCTGCGGGGCGGCAGCCGGTGTCGCCGGGCCAGGCTTCTGAGCACGCACGACCTAACGCGCGGAGCACGCGGCAAGATTGCGGTCCCTCTGCTTCCACGTGCGGAGGAGGCCACCGGGCAGCTGAAGGCCCCGCAGCGCGCCCCTTCCGCCGCAGAGAGCATGGGCTTTGCAGGCAGCTGCACGTCCAGCTTCCGGAGACGGCCTTTGGCTTGCGTGCGCTCTGGCGACACGTGTCACGCTTTGGTGCCTCGTTTCTGTGGCGCTGCCGTGCCTGGGACCCACCAGGGTTGCAGCTAGCAATGGCTTGTTTCCTTTCCCCGCGGTGTGGACGCCCCAGTATATCTTACCACTTAACCAGCCCTTCTGCAGCTGGTTAGGCTTGTTTTCCCTTTGCTGTCTGTTCCCGAGTTACCGGAATCTGATGCTCAAGGCCCAAGTTTCTCCCACGTACGAGGAGCTATGAATTTTTATGTACCAGGAATGGAATGCTGGGATAAAGGTGCTGCTATCATTCCTTGATAATTGTCTAACAGTCTAAGAGAATTATTGACGCAATCTAGCCGTGCCTAAGagttttccatttcttccatccccaacctcaaGATCATAGATGCTTTGTGGAGAATTTCAAAATGCCAAAGGGAAAACAACCTCAACGTCACAATTCCACGAATGATCAACAGGCGGCGCTCTTAGACCACTGCTGGttacgagtgtgtgtgtgtgtgtgtctgtgtgtctgtgcgtctgcGCCTTATTAACTCAGATGCTAGAGGTGGCCTGAGGTTTTCcattacaaaaatagaaaatagggaccagagcggatagtacagcaggtaccgtgcttgccttgcacctggccgacctgggtttgatcccaggcaccctatatgatccctccaactcaccaggggtgatctataatcgcagagccaggagtaagctgcgtgtggccccaaaacctgaACAACCATCcccttcaataaaataaacaaaaaaacccacctgGAATGGGTTGGTGAGATGACAGAGTGGGCTGAGCTTGGCATGCAGGACTGCCAGAGtccaaccctggcactgcatactgagccctgagctctgccaggagctaccccagagccagaagcagccccaagcaccatcagatgtccctcccaccaccaccaaatggtAAAAGGCAGTGCTGTTTGCTTTCTTCATATGAGTGATCAGAAATCCAACCGTGGGCCGTTTCATTCACTTCATTCACTTTCATTCACTTCAGTCCCTGGGAAGCTGCGAACCACCTTTACTTTGTCTTCCTTTGGTCCAGCGTTTCTCACCCTCAACCCTGTTCGCATCGGGGGACAGAGTTCTTTGTGGGGGCAGTCCCATGGATTACAAGATAGTTACCACAATTGTGGCCTCTGCCCAGCTAGATATCAGTGTGACCCCCAAGTCCCCACACATGGTCAAATGCCTTCTGGTGGACAAAATCTACATGAATATTATCGCATGCTAAGCTGCCGAGTTACTTACCCATCCTAAggaccatgatttttttttgtaccacacccggcaggtactcctggctctgtgctcaaggatcactccaggcagggctcaaggTGCTGGAATTCAAtttgggtcagacacatgcaaggcaaatgccctccctgccctacCATGTATCTAGTCCAGCccatgatctttgagcacagctgTTCTCTAGTTATTCTGGCTCCTTGAAGGCTCAGATCCAGGAGGCAGGGGGTCACCTCTGTGTGGCTGGTAAATAGCATGGGTGGTGTGGGGTAAAGGGGAGCTGAGAAATGGGCTCCAGGCCCTGAGAtgggtgctctgtgctcagggttcactcgtggtggggcttggggggcctcATAAGATGCCTggcttgaactcaggttggccgaatgcaaggcctCTGGCCTCCCTCCCTGGAAGACTCATTGGTCAGTGCTCGGGGgcggctcctggcagtgctggggatggagcctgggcctcctgcaagctAAGCCAGAGCGGAGCCTGCTGCGTGCTCCCCCGTTCCCAACCAGGCTTTTGTGGTGTGAAGAGGGATTTCTTGACTTGAGCCCAGAGATTTTCCACAAGCAGATCGTCAGCTCCCCCAAACGGTGTGGGCCGTTTCCCGCGCTCCTGGGTCCCGGAGCATGCCTGCAAGGCTAAGGCCGACCGTGGCCACGAGAAGGAAgttaactttttattaatttaggGTTAATGTGGTATTTGCTTGATGTCTGTCTCAGTTGTGGATTCAATAAACAACAGCTGGGTTTactccctggagccccacccccCCGGGACAAGGCAGATGCATTACAGTTCatgaggggaggggcggggcggggggagcagcagGACCAAACGGAGAAGGAGCTGGAAGAAATTTAAGGCAAATGTCCCCCTCCCCGGCTGAAGGGAGTGGAACGGGCGGCTCTGTGCATGTCAGTGAAAATAGATGAACTGGGCCTCGGTACAGAGGAGCACACGCAGCTTCCAAAACGCCTTCCGCTCTGGCAGAGAGAAGCGCAGCCATGCTGCCAGCTCAGGAGCCGTGCAGGCCCTGGAGATCCCGCTTGAAAAAAAAGACCAGAGGCCAAAACGGATCTGGAAAGTCAGTCTGGGAAAATGGGGCACCGAAGGCGGGTGAGTGTCCAGCCCTGGGCTGGGTTGAAAGCTGGGAAAGAGGAAACTGGCGTCAGGGTCCTGGGGCCCCCGCCCAGGAAGCACCGCCTCCTGGGGTGGGGATCTGGGCTCCTGAGGCTCGATGCCGGACGCCTGCACACAGGGATGCTTGAGGCCTTTCTCAAGCGTCGCTACTATTGCAGCAGAAGCTGGTTCTGGAGACAGATGCAGCAGCCCGGGGGTCATACCTCCCGGCCCCCAAGTCAATTTCGTCTACACTGCGC
Protein-coding regions in this window:
- the SNRPA1 gene encoding U2 small nuclear ribonucleoprotein A', producing the protein MVKLTAELIEQAAQYTNAVRDRELDLRGYKIPVIENLGATLDQFDAIDFSDNEIRKLDGFPLLRRLKTLLVNNNRICRIGEGLDQALPCLTELILTNNSLVELGDLDPLATLKSLTYLSILRNPVTNKKHYRLYVIYKVPQVRVLDFQKVKLKERQEAEKMFKGKRGAQLAKDIARRSKTFNPGAGLPTDKKKGGPSPGDVEAIKNAIANASTLAEVERLKGLLQAGQIPGRERRAGPADDGEEEMEEDTAANGS